The following nucleotide sequence is from Arenicella chitinivorans.
TCCAATGTTTCGAATTGCTGGCGCGACAGTCAGAGCAGCGAAGAAGCCGTAAACCACGGTGGGCACACCAGCCAGAATCTCAAGTGCCGGCTTAACAATGCTGCGCACGCGCGCGCCGGCATACTCAGACAAGTAAATGGCTGACATCAGACCGACCGGCACCGCGATCAACAAGGCGATAAACGAGATCAATAAGGTGCCAACAATGAGTGGAATCACACCAAATGAGCCGGAAGCGCCGGTCTGGTCAGCGCGAATGGCAATCTGAGGACTCCAGTGTGTGCCGAACAAAAATTCGGTGAATGGCACTTTTTGAAAAAAATGAATCGATTCGAATAGAACCGAAAAGACGATACCAAAGGTCGTGAAAATAGCAATGCTGGAGCAAATAAACAGCGTGGCATTAAATACTCTTTCGACGGAGTAGCGCGCATTGTTTTTCGCTCGGACCGCCCGCAGCCCCAACAACACGCCAATCACCAACACGCACAGTGCCAGAACTGGCATGGCTTTACTGCTGACAGCATTGAGGCCTTGTAGACGCTCAACTGCAGGCCGATACTCCACGCCCAGCTGGTCAACCGTGCCGATGCCCGCGGCTATATTCTCAACCTGATTCAGCACTAGACCCAGGCTTTGTTGGCTTAGCTGCTTGGTTTCTTCAGGCAGCGCACTCTTGACCAACGAGGAGATGATGGCCCCATCGACCATCATCCACAGGGCGACCACCAGCAATGCGGGTATTAATGCCCACATGCTCACCATGGTGGCATAGTAGGTCGGTAACGTAGCGAGGTTGCGAATACCGCCAATCGGCTTAGCAATCTGCTGGGATCGCTTGTATCCCAACATGTATGCGACGGCCGAACCAGCCAAAATTATTACTAACAGAGAAGATAATGTCATTGTACGAATTGGATTAGCGTGTAGTACAACCTTTCGGCTAGGTGACCCAGAAATGTGGAAGCTTAGCCAGCTTAGGGCCGCGATTTTACAGGATCGTGACAGTTTCTGAAAATAGGCTGAAATAATACCTTATTCAGAACACAAAAAAAGAAGCGGATGAGAGCAAATCCCATCCGCCACGTTTGACCTGAGGCCCCCCGTCCAGGGCAAGCCAGCCGAATCTTATCGGCGGCCAAGCTCGCCCTGTCGAGAAGATTTGTTAAAGAGCCAGGTTTTTCAACGCTTTTGCGCTGCTCGCCATCTCTTCATACTTTTCAGCATCCAAAGGAATCAGGCCTTTATCGATTAAATAGCCATCTTCGCCGATCGTATCTTCAGAGACAAAGGCATTCAGATACTCTTGGATACCTGGAACCGTGCCGATGTGTGCTTTCTTCACGTAGAAGTAAAGTGGACGGCTTACTTTATACTTGCCGCCGGCAATAGCTTCGAACGTGGGCGCCATGCCATCAATCACAGAACCTTGAACTTTGTCTGAGTTTTGATCAAGGAAACTGAAACCAAAAATACCCAATGCATTTGGATTGGCAACCAGTTTATTGACGATCAAGTTGTCGTTTTCACCCGCTTCGATGTAGGCACCGTCTTCACGAACTGCACGACCGATGATTTTAACCACGTCTTTACCAGAAGCAGAGTCACCTTTCTTCTTCACTGCTGCAGCCCAAGCACTTTCAATACCCAGCTTAGCAACGAGTGCTTCAATTTCAGCTTTGTCTTTTGAGCCACGTAATGTGTCGATATCTGCAACTTGACGAGCGCCGCCTTCCAGCGCAAGCTCAGCAAACGCGTCACGCGTTCCAGATGTTGGAGGAGGACCCAACACCTCAATTTTAGTTGCAGGCAGCGCTGAATTTACGTCTTTCCACGTCTTGTGTGGATTCTCAATCAGTTTACCGTCTGGGCCAGGAACCATTTTCGCCAAAGCCATATAGATATCTTTACGAGACAACTCGAAAGAAGTACCACCTTTCGCATTGGCCAAAACGATGCCATCATAACCAATCAGCACTTCAACAATGTCTTTGACACCGTTAGCTTGACATTGTTCAAATTCGCTCGACTTAATGCGACGTGATGCGTTGGTGATATCAGGTGTTGCAACACCGACGCCTTTACAGAAAAGCTTCAAACCGCCACCAGAACCTGTGGATTCAACTTTTGGCGCTTTGAAATCAGATGATTTGCCGAACCGCTCAGCAACCACGGTTGCGAATGGGTATACGGTCGAAGAACCAACAATACTAATGGTATCGCGTGCTGCCGCCGTTGAAATGTTAAAGGCAGCGGTTGCAGTCACCATGCCAAGTACTAATTTTTTCACAGTTTTTTCTCCTTACTATTTAAGGTATCGGGGGGGTTATCTAAAAACTGTGGCCATCCTAATGAAATTGTGTGACAAGATTATGACAGCAAACAACGCTGTTTTAGCTTGGACTATTTAAGCACAAAACCCTGTTTTTTCAGATATTCCTGCATAAAATCGCGCGTTTGCGTTCGAGCCTGCTTCGCCATCTGCTCACTCCATGACATCGTCAGCTTACCTTGGCTGCGGCGCACATAATATTCTCGGACATGTGTATCGTAAGTATCAATTTCTGGTGCATGCTCTACGGCACTCTGATACCGGTCCCGATACAATACTGTCTCAAGTGGTAAGCGCGGTTTTCGCTCTGGAGACTGGTCGGGGTAACCCAGGCACAGGCCGAACACAGGAAACACAAGCGTTGGCAATGCCAATAATGAGGTCACCAGATCTGGATTATTTCGGATCCCACCGATGTAACAACATCCAAGTTTATTTGCCTCTGCAGCAACAACGACGTTTTGCGCGAACAGCGCGGTATCCACCACGGCGGCAACAAACTGTTCTGTCCAGCTAAAATCAAGTTCTTCATCTGCGACTAGAGACGAACGGTGTGCATTGCGATTTAAATCAGCGCAAAACACCAGAAATTCAGCCGCCGTTTCGATATACATCTGCCCACCGGCCAATTCAGCGAACTGACGACGCAGTTCAAGGTCGCTCACCTGTATCACAGACACGGCTTGAATATACGACGACGTGGATGCCGCCTGTCCTGAGGCAATCAGGTCATTCAATAATGCTGGCTCAATTGGCTTATCCGTAAAACGACGAATCGATCGATGCTGCTTTAGCAGCTCAGTAATTTGAGAAATGTACATCTATCAAAGGAAATAATGGGGCATGAGCTGCGTAATTCTAGGTAACTCTGGTCTCCTGAACCAACACGTACGGTGCAACCACCAAGGTCCACAACAGCTGATTTTCGGCGTGCCAGCGTCGGGCGTGGTCATTACTCGGCGGCGCGAGCTCGCCCGCATCGATCAACGGCGTTAGCGTACTGGCATCATCACTGGCAATCGCGGCACCAATCACGACCAAATCGTGTGCGTCGTCAACACGCAGAACCTTACCTTGAGCGAAAAAGCGCTCCAAATCGCGCCACTCACATCGGGCAGTTTCACTGAGAAGTTTTGCGAGTAGCGATTCGTGACGGGACGCTTGAGTATCCACAGCAGACATAAAACAACTATTAAGTATTGCGGCAGGAAACCTCGTTAAGAGGTCATAAGACAGCGTAACGAGGCCCCTAGGTTTTTGACAGCAGATTATTGGATTGGCTTCTCCATCGCCTCTTCCGCTGCTTCTTCAGCCTCTTGCGCTGCGTCTTCCGCGTCATCCATCGCATCTTCAACGGCATCTCCAGCGTCATCCATCGCATCACCTGCGTCATCCGCAGCACCACTCATCGCATCTTTCGCGTCCTGCATTGCGTCACCGGTTGCTTCCATCGCATCTTCCGCCATCTCAGCAGCGCCATCAACGGCATCGGAGGTCGCTTCAGCCACAGCATCGCCGGCGTCTTCCGCCATCTCGGCAGCAGAATCAACAGCGTCGGCGGTTGCGTCAACTGCATCCGATGCAGCTTCTTTTGTCGCTTCGATGGCATTGCTAATCGCGTTATCTTCCTGCTTGCTATCACAGGCAGCGAGTAAAACGAGCAAGCCGGCTACAACGGCAGACTTAGTAAGGTAATTCATGGGGCCTCCTTAAATATAGGATTAACGGTTCATACACTAATGGGGTAGCAAATTACATAAAACACACAGTGTTTATGCGCCTTTGCGCCGTTCATTATACTCAAGCTAGCGCGGACTACCATGTAAATCGCGAATAATAGAAACCCACTGAATTCGGGCTGTCTCAATTAATTACAGATTAACAGACTCGGTTTTATTGATTAACGGCAGACTTTGTAGTAAAAATGCCTGCTTATTTTTACAGGTGTATTTTCGGTTTTCGCGTCACCATACCGAGCCACGTGCGCAGCCAGTATCTGCACAGTCGTATACGGGTGTTAGAAAACACGCTAAAACCTTTCAATCTGAGGTCACAAAAGACTCGGATTACCCCAACCCACCGCGTGGCCACCCATGCAGTGTGAGTGCAAATGTTGGGGGCAACGG
It contains:
- the nfsA gene encoding oxygen-insensitive NADPH nitroreductase produces the protein MYISQITELLKQHRSIRRFTDKPIEPALLNDLIASGQAASTSSYIQAVSVIQVSDLELRRQFAELAGGQMYIETAAEFLVFCADLNRNAHRSSLVADEELDFSWTEQFVAAVVDTALFAQNVVVAAEANKLGCCYIGGIRNNPDLVTSLLALPTLVFPVFGLCLGYPDQSPERKPRLPLETVLYRDRYQSAVEHAPEIDTYDTHVREYYVRRSQGKLTMSWSEQMAKQARTQTRDFMQEYLKKQGFVLK
- a CDS encoding substrate-binding domain-containing protein codes for the protein MVTATAAFNISTAAARDTISIVGSSTVYPFATVVAERFGKSSDFKAPKVESTGSGGGLKLFCKGVGVATPDITNASRRIKSSEFEQCQANGVKDIVEVLIGYDGIVLANAKGGTSFELSRKDIYMALAKMVPGPDGKLIENPHKTWKDVNSALPATKIEVLGPPPTSGTRDAFAELALEGGARQVADIDTLRGSKDKAEIEALVAKLGIESAWAAAVKKKGDSASGKDVVKIIGRAVREDGAYIEAGENDNLIVNKLVANPNALGIFGFSFLDQNSDKVQGSVIDGMAPTFEAIAGGKYKVSRPLYFYVKKAHIGTVPGIQEYLNAFVSEDTIGEDGYLIDKGLIPLDAEKYEEMASSAKALKNLAL
- a CDS encoding DUF2288 domain-containing protein yields the protein MSAVDTQASRHESLLAKLLSETARCEWRDLERFFAQGKVLRVDDAHDLVVIGAAIASDDASTLTPLIDAGELAPPSNDHARRWHAENQLLWTLVVAPYVLVQETRVT
- the pstC gene encoding phosphate ABC transporter permease subunit PstC yields the protein MTLSSLLVIILAGSAVAYMLGYKRSQQIAKPIGGIRNLATLPTYYATMVSMWALIPALLVVALWMMVDGAIISSLVKSALPEETKQLSQQSLGLVLNQVENIAAGIGTVDQLGVEYRPAVERLQGLNAVSSKAMPVLALCVLVIGVLLGLRAVRAKNNARYSVERVFNATLFICSSIAIFTTFGIVFSVLFESIHFFQKVPFTEFLFGTHWSPQIAIRADQTGASGSFGVIPLIVGTLLISFIALLIAVPVGLMSAIYLSEYAGARVRSIVKPALEILAGVPTVVYGFFAALTVAPAIRNIGDAFRDWGADNGIQWIANLSVSSESALAAGIVMGIMIIPFVSSLSDDVINAVPQSLRDGSYGLGATQSETIKRVIFPAALPGIVGGVLLAASRAIGETMIVVMAAGLAANLTVNPLEAVTTVTVQIVTLLVGDQEFDSAKTLAAFALGLFLFVITLCLNVIALRVVKKYREQYD